From Alienimonas californiensis, a single genomic window includes:
- the rplL gene encoding 50S ribosomal protein L7/L12, producing the protein MADETTTADIPADMKELAEKIVNMTLLEAKKFSDYLKDEYGIEPAAGGGVMMAGPGGGDAAAEVEEQTEFDVILTSFGGNKIPVIKIVRGATGLGLKEAKELVEGAPKPVKEGLSKEDAEKLVAEIKEAGGEAELK; encoded by the coding sequence ATGGCCGACGAAACCACCACCGCTGACATCCCGGCGGACATGAAGGAACTGGCCGAGAAGATCGTCAACATGACGCTTCTCGAAGCCAAGAAGTTCAGCGACTACCTCAAGGACGAGTACGGCATCGAGCCCGCCGCCGGCGGCGGCGTGATGATGGCCGGCCCCGGCGGCGGCGACGCCGCGGCGGAAGTCGAAGAGCAGACCGAGTTCGACGTGATCCTGACCAGCTTCGGCGGGAACAAGATCCCCGTCATCAAGATCGTCCGCGGCGCCACGGGCCTGGGCCTGAAGGAAGCCAAGGAACTGGTCGAAGGCGCCCCGAAGCCGGTCAAGGAGGGCCTCTCCAAGGAAGACGCCGAGAAGCTCGTCGCCGAGATCAAGGAAGCCGGCGGCGAAGCGGAACTCAAGTAG
- the rpsL gene encoding 30S ribosomal protein S12, which translates to MPTINQLVRKPRKVQKSKNKTPLLEGSPMKRGVCLNVKTVTPKKPNSALRKVARVRLSNGKECTAYIPGEGHNLQEHSIVLVRGGRVRDLPGVRYKIVRGVLDTLGVNGRQQARSRYGAKRPK; encoded by the coding sequence ATGCCCACGATCAACCAACTCGTCCGCAAGCCGCGGAAAGTTCAGAAGTCCAAGAACAAAACCCCCCTGTTGGAGGGGTCCCCGATGAAGCGGGGGGTCTGCCTGAACGTCAAGACGGTCACGCCCAAGAAGCCGAACTCCGCGCTGCGAAAGGTGGCCCGCGTGCGGCTGTCCAACGGCAAGGAGTGCACCGCCTACATCCCGGGCGAAGGCCACAACCTGCAGGAGCACAGCATCGTGCTGGTCCGCGGCGGCCGGGTCCGCGACCTGCCGGGCGTCCGTTACAAGATCGTCCGCGGCGTGCTGGACACCCTCGGGGTGAACGGCCGTCAGCAGGCCCGCAGCCGCTACGGCGCCAAGCGGCCCAAGTAA
- the rpoC gene encoding DNA-directed RNA polymerase subunit beta', with translation MSVAEPNFDRVNDYASVKIGLASPHDIRSWSHGECKKPETINYRTYRPERDGLFCERIFGPEKDWECSCGKYRGMKYKGMVCDRCGVKVTHSRVRRKRMGHIELAAPVVHIWFFKSMPSRLGALLNMKTSSLEKVIYFQDYVVTDPGEAVTASGTPALTRGQLLTEDERREAERNFGVGSFECDMGAEAVKKLLLGIDLVAEGVQIRKDLKATGSQAKMKELIKRLKIVEALRDSDNRPEWMVLDVVPVIPPDLRPLVLLDSGNFATSDLNDLYRRIINRNNRLKKLVDLNAPEVIVRNEKRMLQQSVDALFDNNRCKRPVLGSSNRPLKSLTDMIKGKQGRFRENLLGKRVDYSARSVIVVGPELKLNQCGLPKKIALELYQPFIIRRLKELDHADTIKSAKRMLERREEEVWDILDEVIKNHPVLLNRAPTLHRMGIQAFEPTLVEGNAIRVHPLVCKGYNADFDGDQMAVHLPLSIEAQVEATTLMLSTNNIFSPANGDPIISASQDIVMGCYYLTLSKDGRPGEGSIFADKDEVFLALDQGKVTRHTKIKLRLPKGRTVKGEGADTFKDGGLIETTAGRVLFDDIVAEGMSFYNLTMKSKDLGRVISDCYLEKGRGDTINLLDRMKVLGFNEATNSGVSFGSGDLRTPDSKEAAIAESEGQVLRFQKAYEEGVLSPQERYNKVIDVWTKCREVITDAMYHDMQHDYREGGAYVNPVFMMADSGARGGKGQMQQLAAMRGLMAKPSGEIIETPIKANFKEGLNVLEYFSSTHGARKGLADTALKTADSGYLTRKLADICQNMVITQHDCGTTQGVTREVLYRGESVEVSLRDAIVGRVSRTNIADLITGELVVGENELITESIADRIEEMKLKKIQVRSPMTCESQLGLCRLCYGMDRSTGSLVEEGLAAGIIAAQSIGEPGTQLTMRTFHIGGAAQTSLEESEIRARRSGRVKYTRLRSVTNAAGKEVSLTRNGEIILTDEKGRELENYAVPTGATLTVKEGEMAEEGQILCEWDPHSVPVLAEVDGKVRFEDIVEGVTIRKEKEKSGNIRRTVIEHKGDLHPQIVLVDDDDKIRDFYYLPERANIEAKEGAKVKAGAVLARNPRASEGTQDITGGLPRVTELFEARTPKDPAVIAEVDGIIEFVPERKRNKRVVKVIAPDGTEVEHIIPPGKHVLVHANDEVKAGDALVAGPLKPHDILRVSGVMEVQNYLRREIQGVYQAQRVEIDDKHIEIVISQMLRKLQIEDPGDTPLLPGVLVDKTEFVKANEQLNTCLKVTDPGDTDFDEGDIVPKETLEEVNGELEAEGLSPAQTCEPRKAVGSTQLLGITKASVQSESFISAASFQETTKVLTEAALAGKSDGLVGLKENVILGHLIPAGTGFHQHQDAEVRIHDSALMAMQAEKERILAARRDMLAEVAGEAAPAPLSDEPAGNLLEKIARESAPAPRAGAGPQEVDGVIEHPPYAG, from the coding sequence ATGTCCGTCGCCGAACCGAACTTCGACCGCGTCAACGACTACGCCTCCGTGAAGATTGGGCTGGCCAGCCCGCACGACATCCGGTCGTGGTCGCACGGCGAGTGCAAGAAGCCGGAGACCATCAACTACCGGACCTACCGGCCGGAGCGGGACGGTCTGTTCTGCGAGCGGATTTTCGGCCCGGAAAAGGACTGGGAATGCTCCTGCGGCAAATACCGCGGGATGAAATATAAGGGCATGGTCTGCGACCGCTGCGGGGTGAAGGTCACCCACAGCCGGGTCCGCCGGAAGCGGATGGGCCATATCGAACTGGCCGCCCCGGTCGTGCACATCTGGTTCTTCAAGAGCATGCCGTCCCGCCTGGGCGCGCTGCTGAACATGAAGACCAGCAGCCTTGAGAAGGTGATTTACTTCCAGGACTACGTCGTCACCGACCCCGGCGAGGCCGTGACCGCCAGCGGCACGCCCGCGCTGACCCGGGGGCAGCTGCTGACCGAGGACGAACGCCGCGAGGCGGAGCGGAACTTCGGCGTCGGCTCCTTCGAGTGCGACATGGGCGCCGAGGCCGTCAAGAAGCTCCTGCTGGGCATCGACCTCGTCGCCGAGGGCGTGCAGATCCGCAAGGACCTCAAGGCGACGGGCTCCCAGGCCAAGATGAAGGAGCTGATCAAGCGCCTGAAAATCGTCGAGGCCCTCCGCGACAGCGACAACCGCCCCGAGTGGATGGTGCTGGACGTGGTCCCCGTCATCCCGCCGGACCTGCGCCCGCTGGTTCTGCTGGACAGCGGCAACTTCGCCACCAGCGACCTGAACGACCTCTACCGCCGGATTATCAATCGGAACAACCGGCTGAAGAAGCTGGTCGACCTGAACGCCCCGGAGGTCATCGTCCGCAACGAAAAGCGGATGTTGCAGCAGTCCGTCGACGCCCTGTTCGACAACAACCGCTGCAAGCGGCCGGTGCTGGGCAGCTCCAACCGCCCGCTCAAGTCCCTCACGGACATGATCAAGGGCAAGCAGGGCCGGTTCCGCGAGAACCTGCTCGGCAAACGCGTCGACTATTCCGCCCGTTCCGTGATCGTCGTCGGTCCGGAATTGAAGCTGAACCAGTGCGGCCTGCCCAAGAAGATCGCGCTGGAACTCTACCAGCCGTTCATCATCCGCCGGCTCAAGGAGCTGGATCACGCCGACACCATCAAATCCGCCAAGCGGATGCTGGAACGGCGGGAGGAGGAGGTCTGGGACATCCTCGACGAGGTGATCAAGAACCACCCCGTCCTGCTGAACCGGGCCCCCACCCTGCACCGGATGGGTATCCAGGCGTTCGAGCCGACGCTGGTGGAAGGGAACGCCATCCGCGTCCACCCGCTGGTCTGCAAGGGCTATAACGCCGACTTCGACGGCGACCAGATGGCCGTCCACCTGCCCCTCTCCATCGAGGCGCAGGTCGAGGCGACCACGCTGATGTTGTCCACCAACAACATCTTCAGCCCGGCCAACGGCGACCCGATTATCTCGGCGTCGCAGGACATCGTGATGGGCTGTTACTACCTCACGCTGTCCAAGGACGGCCGGCCCGGCGAGGGCAGCATCTTTGCCGACAAGGACGAGGTGTTCCTGGCGCTGGATCAGGGCAAGGTGACCCGCCACACCAAGATCAAGCTGCGGCTGCCCAAGGGCCGCACGGTCAAGGGCGAGGGCGCCGACACCTTCAAGGACGGCGGCCTGATCGAGACCACCGCCGGCCGCGTGCTGTTCGACGACATCGTCGCCGAGGGGATGTCCTTCTATAACCTCACGATGAAGTCTAAGGACCTCGGACGGGTCATCTCGGACTGCTATCTGGAGAAGGGCCGCGGCGACACGATCAACCTGCTCGACCGCATGAAGGTGCTCGGCTTCAACGAAGCCACCAACAGCGGCGTGTCCTTCGGTTCCGGCGACCTGCGGACCCCGGACAGCAAGGAAGCCGCCATCGCCGAGAGCGAAGGCCAGGTGCTCCGCTTCCAGAAGGCCTACGAGGAGGGCGTGCTCTCCCCGCAGGAGCGGTACAACAAGGTGATCGACGTCTGGACGAAGTGCCGCGAGGTCATCACCGACGCGATGTACCACGACATGCAGCACGACTACCGCGAGGGCGGCGCCTACGTGAACCCGGTGTTCATGATGGCCGACTCCGGCGCTCGTGGCGGCAAGGGCCAGATGCAGCAGCTCGCCGCCATGCGTGGCCTCATGGCCAAGCCGAGCGGCGAGATCATCGAGACCCCCATCAAGGCCAACTTCAAAGAAGGCCTGAACGTGCTGGAGTACTTCTCCTCCACGCACGGGGCCCGTAAAGGTCTGGCCGACACCGCCCTCAAGACCGCGGACAGCGGTTACCTGACCCGCAAGCTGGCGGACATCTGCCAGAACATGGTCATCACGCAGCACGACTGCGGCACCACCCAGGGCGTGACCCGCGAGGTGCTCTACCGCGGCGAAAGCGTGGAAGTCTCCCTGCGGGACGCGATCGTCGGCCGGGTCAGCCGGACGAACATCGCCGACCTGATCACCGGCGAACTGGTCGTCGGCGAAAACGAGCTCATTACCGAATCGATCGCGGATCGCATCGAGGAGATGAAGCTCAAAAAGATCCAGGTCCGCAGCCCCATGACCTGCGAGAGCCAGCTCGGCCTCTGTCGTCTGTGCTACGGCATGGACCGCAGCACCGGCTCGCTGGTCGAGGAAGGCCTCGCCGCCGGCATCATCGCCGCCCAGAGCATCGGCGAACCGGGCACCCAGCTGACGATGCGGACCTTCCACATCGGCGGCGCCGCCCAGACCAGCCTGGAGGAGAGCGAGATCCGCGCCCGCCGGTCCGGCCGGGTCAAGTACACCCGCCTCCGCAGCGTGACGAACGCCGCCGGCAAGGAGGTCTCCCTGACCCGGAACGGCGAGATCATCCTCACCGACGAGAAGGGCCGCGAGCTGGAGAACTACGCCGTGCCCACCGGCGCCACGCTGACCGTGAAGGAAGGCGAGATGGCTGAGGAAGGCCAGATCCTGTGCGAGTGGGACCCGCACAGCGTCCCGGTGCTGGCCGAGGTGGACGGGAAAGTCCGCTTCGAGGACATCGTCGAGGGCGTCACCATCCGTAAGGAGAAGGAGAAGTCCGGCAACATCCGCCGCACCGTCATCGAGCACAAAGGCGACCTGCACCCGCAGATCGTGCTCGTGGACGACGACGACAAGATCCGCGACTTCTACTACCTGCCCGAACGGGCCAACATCGAGGCCAAAGAGGGCGCCAAGGTGAAGGCCGGCGCCGTCCTCGCCCGGAACCCCCGGGCCTCGGAAGGCACCCAGGACATCACCGGCGGTCTGCCGCGGGTCACGGAACTGTTCGAGGCCCGCACCCCGAAGGACCCGGCGGTCATCGCCGAGGTCGACGGGATCATCGAGTTCGTCCCGGAGCGGAAGCGCAACAAGCGGGTGGTCAAGGTGATCGCCCCCGACGGCACCGAGGTCGAGCACATCATCCCCCCCGGCAAGCACGTGCTCGTGCACGCCAACGACGAGGTGAAGGCCGGCGACGCGCTGGTCGCCGGCCCGCTCAAGCCGCACGACATCCTCCGGGTCTCCGGCGTGATGGAGGTTCAGAACTACCTCCGCCGCGAAATCCAGGGCGTCTACCAGGCCCAGCGGGTGGAGATCGACGACAAGCACATCGAGATCGTCATCTCGCAGATGCTCCGCAAGCTGCAGATCGAGGACCCGGGCGACACCCCGCTGCTGCCCGGCGTGCTGGTCGACAAGACGGAGTTCGTGAAGGCCAACGAGCAGCTCAACACCTGCCTGAAGGTCACCGACCCCGGCGACACCGACTTCGACGAGGGCGACATCGTCCCCAAGGAGACGCTGGAAGAGGTCAACGGCGAACTCGAGGCCGAGGGCCTCTCCCCCGCCCAGACCTGCGAACCCCGCAAGGCCGTCGGCAGCACCCAGCTGCTGGGCATCACCAAGGCCTCCGTCCAGAGCGAAAGCTTCATCAGCGCCGCCTCCTTCCAGGAGACCACCAAGGTGCTGACCGAAGCGGCCCTGGCCGGCAAGAGCGACGGGCTGGTCGGCCTGAAGGAGAACGTGATCCTCGGCCACCTGATCCCCGCCGGGACCGGGTTCCACCAGCACCAGGACGCGGAAGTCCGCATCCACGACAGCGCCCTGATGGCGATGCAGGCGGAGAAGGAACGGATCCTCGCCGCCCGCCGCGACATGCTGGCCGAAGTCGCCGGCGAGGCCGCCCCGGCCCCGCTGTCCGACGAACCGGCCGGCAACCTGCTCGAGAAGATCGCCCGGGAATCGGCCCCCGCCCCGCGGGCCGGCGCCGGTCCGCAGGAGGTCGACGGCGTGATCGAGCACCCGCCCTACGCCGGCTGA
- the rpoB gene encoding DNA-directed RNA polymerase subunit beta, with protein sequence MPIPSERIRYFDTVRNFGDIDAAFPISGLTNIQTDSYTRLLQKDVAPRDRKDFGIEEVLREIFPIESYDGTYRLEYVKYELGKPRYNQTECRQLRLTYGRPLRVWMRLVKEQPVEEEVYLGDLPIMIGGGEFIVNGAERCVVSQLHRSPGVDFVNTGDGDDATDVTCRIIPERGSWVEMVISKKGVLQVRIDQSGKFSCLTLLRAMDAKYGSAEALIDLFFDTEVVSVGAGEDFLKAVTGKTAAADLIYPVETDRSGEIMVECGQLVTEVLAKELQESGLDKVKLTKSVEDPLIMTTLLDDTTNSHEEALLRIYQRLRPGNPPALEKAKDLFAEKFHDVNRYRLGRVGRFRINRKFNQDVPDTEMTLRVEDLISAIQYILDLRAGINDARVDDIDNLGNRRLRTIDELGADEIRKGFLKLRRTVQERMSLKDVEEMTPRTLVNPKSVSAAIDYFFGRSELSQVVDQTNPLSTLTHERRLSALGPGGLNRKRAGFEVRDVHFSHYGRICPIETPEGTNIGLISSLGMYAKVDDYGFLITPYRKVEDGKLTDQIDWLRADEEVRYHITPADTPMKDGVITEGRVLARYSNDTEWIPAGRVQYIDVSTSQMIGVSAGLIPFLEHDDANRALMGSNMQRQAVPLLIAEPPLVGTGLEKDVAQNSGMVLKALKDGTVTAADADGIEIDGVNYPMRKFVGLNERTCLTQKPIVMPGDKVKKGQILCDSAATRHGELALGRNVLVAFMSWQGYNFEDAIILSERLVKEDVYTSIHIDEYDVEIRETKLGKEEFTNDIPNVSEKALRHLNDEGIVEVGTRVSPGDVLVGKVSPKAKAELTPEEKLLHAIFGRAGEDVKNESLEVPSGVEGIVIQTEKFSRKMSLSDVEKKAYEEDLKKTEKQGDETAAAVFRDFLKDYEEALGSPIEDDDGRQVSKIEDNGFVVEYARRFPEHAENLDVRSPQKKQELRKVYESGWPQVEDAIDERDHAINRKKLGDELGNGVLQMVKVYVASKRQISVGDKMAGRHGNKGVISKILPQEDMPYLDDGTPVDIILNPLGVPSRMNVGQILETHLGWAASITGFRAICPVFDGADDEQIRKCMVEAGLPEDGKAQLYDGRTGEPFEQKTTVGQIYMLKLHHLVDDKVHARATGPYSLITQQPLGGKARFGGQRFGEMEVWALEAYGAAYILQELLTVKSDDVEGRTKIYESMVKGENTLEAGTPASFDVLLNEIRGLCLNMQLEKAGS encoded by the coding sequence ATGCCGATCCCCTCGGAACGCATCCGTTACTTCGATACCGTTCGGAACTTCGGCGATATTGACGCCGCGTTCCCGATCTCGGGCCTGACGAATATCCAGACGGACAGCTACACCCGGCTGCTCCAGAAGGACGTCGCCCCGCGCGACCGGAAGGATTTCGGCATCGAAGAGGTGCTGCGGGAAATCTTCCCGATTGAGAGCTACGACGGCACGTATCGCCTGGAATACGTGAAGTACGAGCTGGGCAAGCCCCGCTACAACCAGACGGAGTGCCGCCAGCTTCGCCTGACCTACGGTCGGCCGCTGCGGGTCTGGATGCGGCTCGTCAAAGAGCAGCCGGTCGAGGAGGAGGTCTACCTCGGCGACCTGCCGATCATGATCGGCGGCGGCGAGTTCATCGTGAACGGCGCCGAGCGTTGCGTCGTCTCCCAGCTGCACCGCAGCCCGGGGGTGGACTTCGTCAATACGGGCGACGGCGACGACGCGACCGACGTCACCTGCCGCATCATCCCGGAGCGCGGCAGCTGGGTGGAGATGGTCATCTCCAAGAAGGGCGTGCTGCAGGTCCGCATCGACCAGAGCGGCAAGTTCTCCTGCCTGACCCTGCTGCGGGCGATGGACGCCAAGTACGGCTCCGCCGAGGCGCTGATCGACCTGTTCTTCGACACCGAGGTCGTCTCCGTCGGCGCCGGCGAGGACTTCCTCAAGGCCGTCACCGGCAAGACGGCCGCCGCGGACCTGATCTACCCGGTCGAGACTGACCGCAGCGGCGAGATCATGGTCGAGTGCGGCCAGCTCGTCACCGAGGTCCTCGCCAAGGAGCTGCAGGAGAGCGGCCTCGACAAGGTCAAGCTGACCAAGAGCGTCGAGGATCCGCTCATCATGACGACGCTGCTGGACGACACGACCAACAGCCACGAGGAGGCCCTGCTTCGCATCTACCAGCGGCTGCGTCCGGGCAACCCGCCGGCGCTGGAGAAGGCGAAGGACCTGTTCGCCGAGAAGTTCCACGACGTGAACCGCTACCGGCTCGGCCGGGTCGGCCGGTTCCGCATCAACCGGAAGTTCAACCAGGACGTCCCGGATACGGAGATGACGCTGCGGGTCGAGGACCTTATTAGCGCGATCCAGTACATCCTCGACCTGCGGGCGGGCATCAACGACGCCCGCGTGGACGACATCGACAACCTCGGCAACCGCCGTCTGCGGACGATCGACGAACTCGGCGCCGACGAGATCCGCAAGGGCTTCCTGAAGCTCCGCCGGACCGTGCAGGAGCGGATGTCGCTGAAGGACGTCGAGGAGATGACCCCGCGGACGCTGGTGAACCCCAAGAGCGTCTCCGCGGCGATCGACTACTTCTTCGGCCGCAGCGAGCTGAGCCAGGTCGTCGACCAGACGAACCCGCTGAGCACCCTGACCCACGAGCGGCGTCTGTCCGCCCTGGGCCCGGGCGGTCTGAACCGGAAGCGGGCCGGCTTCGAAGTCCGCGACGTGCACTTCAGCCACTACGGCCGGATCTGCCCGATCGAGACGCCGGAAGGCACGAACATCGGCCTGATCTCCTCCCTGGGCATGTACGCCAAGGTGGACGACTACGGCTTCCTGATCACCCCCTACCGCAAGGTGGAGGACGGGAAGCTGACGGACCAGATCGACTGGCTGCGGGCGGACGAGGAAGTCCGTTACCACATCACCCCGGCCGACACGCCCATGAAGGACGGCGTGATCACCGAGGGTCGCGTGCTGGCCCGCTACAGCAACGACACCGAGTGGATCCCGGCCGGCCGGGTCCAGTACATCGACGTGTCGACCAGTCAGATGATCGGCGTCTCCGCCGGCCTGATCCCCTTCCTGGAGCACGACGACGCCAACCGGGCGCTGATGGGCTCCAACATGCAGCGGCAGGCCGTGCCGCTGCTGATCGCCGAGCCGCCCCTGGTGGGCACCGGTCTGGAGAAGGACGTCGCCCAGAACAGCGGCATGGTCCTGAAGGCCTTGAAGGACGGCACCGTCACCGCCGCCGACGCCGACGGCATCGAGATCGACGGCGTGAACTACCCGATGCGGAAGTTCGTCGGCCTGAACGAGCGGACCTGTCTGACGCAGAAGCCGATCGTCATGCCCGGCGACAAGGTCAAGAAGGGCCAGATCCTCTGCGACAGCGCCGCGACCCGTCACGGGGAGCTGGCCCTGGGCCGGAACGTGCTCGTCGCGTTCATGTCCTGGCAGGGCTACAACTTCGAAGACGCGATCATCCTCTCCGAGCGGCTCGTCAAGGAGGACGTCTACACGTCGATCCACATCGACGAGTACGACGTGGAGATCCGCGAGACGAAGCTAGGCAAGGAAGAGTTCACCAACGACATTCCCAACGTCAGCGAGAAGGCCCTGCGGCACCTCAACGACGAGGGCATCGTCGAGGTCGGCACCCGCGTCAGCCCCGGCGACGTGCTGGTCGGCAAGGTCTCTCCGAAGGCCAAGGCGGAGCTGACCCCCGAGGAGAAACTGCTGCACGCGATCTTCGGCCGGGCCGGCGAGGACGTGAAGAACGAGTCCCTCGAGGTGCCGTCCGGCGTCGAAGGCATCGTCATCCAGACGGAGAAGTTCTCCCGCAAGATGAGCCTCTCCGACGTGGAGAAGAAGGCCTACGAGGAGGACCTCAAGAAGACCGAGAAGCAGGGCGACGAGACCGCCGCCGCCGTCTTCCGCGACTTCCTGAAGGACTACGAAGAGGCCCTCGGCAGCCCGATCGAGGACGACGACGGCCGGCAGGTCTCCAAGATCGAGGACAACGGCTTCGTCGTGGAGTACGCCCGGCGGTTCCCGGAGCACGCGGAGAACCTCGACGTTCGCTCCCCGCAGAAAAAGCAGGAGCTGCGCAAGGTCTACGAGTCCGGCTGGCCGCAGGTCGAGGACGCGATCGACGAGCGCGACCACGCCATCAACCGCAAGAAGCTGGGCGACGAGCTCGGCAACGGCGTGTTGCAGATGGTCAAGGTCTACGTCGCCAGCAAGCGGCAGATCTCCGTCGGCGACAAGATGGCCGGCCGCCACGGCAACAAGGGCGTGATCTCCAAGATCCTGCCCCAGGAGGACATGCCGTACCTCGACGACGGCACCCCGGTCGACATCATCCTCAACCCGCTCGGCGTGCCGAGCCGGATGAACGTCGGTCAGATTCTCGAAACCCACCTCGGCTGGGCGGCGAGCATCACCGGCTTCCGGGCGATCTGCCCGGTGTTCGACGGCGCCGACGACGAACAGATCCGCAAGTGCATGGTCGAAGCCGGCCTGCCCGAGGACGGCAAGGCCCAGCTGTACGACGGCCGCACCGGCGAGCCGTTCGAGCAGAAGACCACCGTCGGGCAGATCTACATGCTCAAACTGCACCACCTCGTCGACGATAAGGTCCACGCCCGCGCCACCGGCCCCTACAGCCTCATCACCCAGCAGCCGCTGGGCGGTAAGGCCCGCTTCGGCGGCCAGCGGTTCGGGGAGATGGAAGTTTGGGCCCTGGAGGCCTACGGCGCCGCCTACATCCTCCAGGAGCTCCTCACCGTGAAGAGCGACGACGTGGAAGGCCGGACCAAGATCTACGAATCGATGGTCAAGGGCGAGAACACGTTGGAAGCCGGCACCCCGGCCAGCTTCGACGTGCTGCTCAACGAGATCCGCGGCCTCTGCCTGAACATGCAGTTGGAAAAGGCCGGCTCCTGA
- the rplJ gene encoding 50S ribosomal protein L10, with amino-acid sequence MSKYVKGMMIDAVVDRIGDATNLLVVDVSTVDAITCNTWRLALAKQNIQALTVKNSLARRALERKGVTGLDPVLEGPSTLIFGGEDIVALSKEITKWAKEIKQLSIKGGSVEGQTLDEAGVETLSKSPSREELLATIVAQILSPGANISAALLGPGKMIASQVKQIGDGTAGPNKTE; translated from the coding sequence ATGAGTAAATACGTCAAAGGGATGATGATCGACGCGGTCGTGGACCGCATCGGCGACGCCACCAACCTGCTGGTCGTGGACGTTTCCACCGTCGACGCCATCACCTGCAACACCTGGCGTCTGGCGCTGGCGAAGCAGAACATCCAGGCCCTGACCGTCAAGAACTCCCTCGCCCGCCGGGCGCTGGAGCGGAAGGGCGTGACCGGGCTGGACCCGGTGCTGGAAGGCCCCAGCACGCTGATCTTCGGCGGGGAGGACATCGTCGCCCTCTCCAAGGAGATCACGAAGTGGGCCAAGGAGATCAAGCAGCTCTCCATCAAGGGCGGGTCCGTCGAGGGCCAGACGCTGGACGAAGCCGGCGTCGAGACCCTGTCCAAGAGCCCCAGCCGCGAGGAACTGCTGGCGACGATCGTCGCCCAGATCCTCAGCCCCGGCGCCAACATCTCCGCGGCCCTGCTGGGGCCCGGCAAGATGATCGCCAGCCAGGTCAAGCAGATCGGCGACGGCACCGCCGGCCCGAACAAGACCGAATAA
- the rplA gene encoding 50S ribosomal protein L1 has translation MADSKRMKYLLEQTSSYTPMPVDAAVKRLKNLESGLPANIPAVKFDQTVEIAFRLGVDPKQADQMIRGSIVLPNGIGKEQRVLVFARGDALAAAEAAGADYAGGSELADKIKEGWTDFDVAIASPDMMGVVGPLGRVLGPRGLMPSPRAGTVTPNVADAVREYKAGKVEFKVNKEGVVHTVVGKLSFTEEKLAENARAMIGRIESLKPSTSKGVYMRSVYLTASMMPSIQIAL, from the coding sequence ATGGCTGATTCCAAACGGATGAAGTACCTGCTGGAACAGACCAGCAGCTACACCCCGATGCCCGTCGACGCCGCCGTCAAGCGGTTGAAGAACCTGGAGAGCGGCCTTCCCGCCAACATCCCGGCGGTGAAGTTCGACCAGACGGTCGAGATCGCCTTCCGGCTGGGCGTCGATCCGAAGCAGGCGGATCAGATGATCCGCGGCTCGATCGTGCTGCCGAACGGCATCGGCAAAGAGCAGCGCGTGCTGGTCTTCGCCCGCGGCGACGCGCTCGCCGCCGCCGAGGCGGCCGGCGCCGACTACGCCGGCGGCTCCGAACTGGCGGACAAGATCAAGGAAGGCTGGACCGACTTCGACGTCGCGATCGCCAGCCCGGACATGATGGGCGTCGTTGGCCCGCTGGGCCGCGTGCTCGGCCCCCGCGGCCTGATGCCGTCCCCCCGGGCCGGCACCGTCACCCCGAACGTGGCCGACGCCGTCCGCGAGTACAAAGCGGGCAAGGTCGAGTTCAAGGTGAATAAGGAAGGCGTCGTCCACACGGTCGTCGGCAAGCTGAGCTTCACCGAGGAGAAGCTCGCCGAGAACGCTCGGGCGATGATCGGCCGGATCGAGTCGCTCAAGCCGTCCACCAGCAAGGGCGTCTACATGCGGAGCGTGTACCTGACCGCTTCGATGATGCCCTCCATCCAGATCGCCCTCTGA